DNA from Acidobacteriota bacterium:
GCAGGAATCCACCGCTTCCTGAACCGCAACCCATTCTGCTTCGGTTTCTGGTTGTTTAAAAACATAGGAAACACCTTCATGATCATTGCGAGTGAAAATAGTCGGCGCACAATCTCGACACACATCACAATCAAGACAACTCCAGTCAACATACACCTTCCCTGGAATTCCTTCAGCCACCCGATGTTTAAAATCTGCCATACACAATTACTCAAATTCAGGCTCAACCCCTAACGCCCGCAATTGCTCCATCAATTTTTGAACCCGACGTGCCTCGGCATCAGCCCGGTTTTGTTCAACTGTAGCGCGTTGAGCCTCAGCGTCGGCCCGTTGAGCTTCGGTTTCGGCCCGTTGAGCTTCGGTTTCGGCCCGTTGAGCTTCGGTTTCGGCCCGTTGAGCTTCGGTTTCGGCCCGTTGGGCTTCGGTTTCAGCCCGTTGGGCTTCGGTTTCAGCCCGTTGGGCTTCGGCATTAGCGCGTTGGGCTTCGGCATTAGCGCGTTGGATTTCTTGTTGTGCCGCTTCTTCTGGGGTCGGAACCAGCGTGCCATCTACCAGGAACAATCGAAGCTGCCGTTTTTCAACCCCCAGGAATAACTGCAAAACTTCACTCCAACGGTGACCGCGTTCGTTAGGGGGGATTGGTTGATAGTGGGCTCCGACCAAATGAAATCCTTCAAACTCAAGAGTAATCGGCGAAAACCAGAAGTATTCCGGTGTGTGAAACTGATTCTGGTAGATTTCCTTTTTGGTCGTGCGGTCATTCTTTTCAGTTGATTCTGAAAGCAGTTCAATAATCAAATCTGGGAACTTTCCTTCCCTCCACACTGCCCAGGAGCGTCGCTGACGACGTTCGGTGCCAGTGACCACAAACAGGTCTGGCCCAACCAAAGTCTTCTGTTTCAGTTCTTCAGTTTTGAAATAAATGCTGAGGTTGGCACCCAAAAAGAAATCGGTTCGTTCCCGCCAGAGCCATTCCAGACTGACATACAGGATCAACGCTTGAAGATAATGAAGTGAAGATTCCATCTCGGGTTCCTTGCTTTCAAGGAGTGGTGAATCATCTGGAAGGAGCGCGAGCGCATCCTGTTCGTCCAGTTCAGGCTCACTCGTCCAGGGAGGTTCCACAGGTACGGTTGCGACATTTGACATAGTAGTTCCTTTCCGAACCCATAAGCGGCATCAAGCCGCCGCACTCCAAAGTAAGAAAATCGGCATCAAGCCACCGCACTCCGCCGCCGCCCTCCGAAAAAAGGTTAGCCCGTTATCCAGCCACCGCCGACAACTTTGTCCCCGTCATAAAAGACGGTTGCCTGACCGGGTGTGATGGCGCGTTGCGGTTCGTCAAAAACAACGCGCACCGTGCCATTTTCTTCTGGGAAAACCGTGGCTGCCGCCTCACCATGCCGGTAGCGAATCCGCGCTCGAACCCGAATGGATTCAGTTAGTTCTGGAATCGTGATCCAGTTCATCCGGGCCGCCGTGTACTGTTTGCCAGGCAGGTAATCACCTGATCCCACAACGACCCGTTTGCGAATCGGATCAATGCCAACCACATAGAGCGGCTGACCATCCGGCGAATTGATTTTCAATCCGCGCCGCTGCCCAATCGTGTAGCGGTGGGTACCTTCGTGATGCCCAAGCACTGTGCCATCGACGCCAACGATTTCACCGGGCTCAGGGAGCGTTCGCCGTAACCCCAGTTGAACCAGGGCTGAGGCCACGGGGGCCTGTGGTTCGGCATGGACTTCGCCACCAGCTTCCTGCAGATAGCGCTCAATAAATCGGGCATAGTTGCCATCTGGAATGAAGCAGATTTCCTGGCTCTCTGCTTTTTCAGCCGTCGGAAGTCCATTGCGGCGAGCAATTTCGCGAACTTCGGGTTTCGACAGTTCGCCAAGCGGAAACAGGGCGACGGCCAGTTGTTCCTGGGTTAACTCAAACAAAAAGTACGATTGATCTTTGTTTGGATCCAGCCCTTTGAGCAACTCATAGCGTCCAGTTTCATGGTTTAAGTGAACGCGGGCATAGTGACCTGTCGCCACTTTGGCAGCGCCAATGTCTTCCGCCAGTTTGACCAGCGTTTTAAATTTCAACCGGCTGTTGCAGGCAACACAGGGGCTTGGCGTGTTGCCGTTGACATAACTGGCAACAAACGGGGCTACCACATGCTCTTCGAAATCCTCTTCGAAATTAAGCACATAAAACGGAATCCCGAGATGGGCTGAGACCGAACGCGCATCATACAAATCATCCAGCGAACAACACCGCGAAGGGAGCGGTTCACCGTCCGGTCCGACATTGATGCGGCGCTGATTCCACAACTGCATCGAAAGACCAACAATGTCCTGGCCCTGCTCTTTGAGCAATGCCGCCACGGCAGAGCTATCCACTCCACCACTCATCGCAACTGCAATCTTTTCCATGATGTCCAACTATCTAACTGGGAATGAAGTCAGTCCCACCTGTGTCAACGGGTGGGGGTTGATTCTAAGTCCTTGATTCTCATTTCTCAAAGCAGGTCAACCGGATCAACTTCAACCATGATGTGATATCGGTCAGGGTTGTTCTCTGGTGTGAATGCTTTCCCGGTTTTGGCTGCCGCATCATCAGCCAGATAGGTAAACGCCAGATCGAGAACATCACGTAACTTACGACGTTGCCGGGCTTTAATCAAGATCTGATACCGGTATTCCTGCTTGAGTTTCGAGAGCGGTGCTTCTGATGGTCCCAGAATGCGCACGGTGTTGTCACCCTGAGCGGCAGCCCGGAGAAACTTTCCGAATTTATCTGCCAGCGTTGACCCCTGGGTGGCATCTTTATGGCGAACAAT
Protein-coding regions in this window:
- the mnmA gene encoding tRNA 2-thiouridine(34) synthase MnmA encodes the protein MEKIAVAMSGGVDSSAVAALLKEQGQDIVGLSMQLWNQRRINVGPDGEPLPSRCCSLDDLYDARSVSAHLGIPFYVLNFEEDFEEHVVAPFVASYVNGNTPSPCVACNSRLKFKTLVKLAEDIGAAKVATGHYARVHLNHETGRYELLKGLDPNKDQSYFLFELTQEQLAVALFPLGELSKPEVREIARRNGLPTAEKAESQEICFIPDGNYARFIERYLQEAGGEVHAEPQAPVASALVQLGLRRTLPEPGEIVGVDGTVLGHHEGTHRYTIGQRRGLKINSPDGQPLYVVGIDPIRKRVVVGSGDYLPGKQYTAARMNWITIPELTESIRVRARIRYRHGEAAATVFPEENGTVRVVFDEPQRAITPGQATVFYDGDKVVGGGWITG
- a CDS encoding Uma2 family endonuclease, producing MSNVATVPVEPPWTSEPELDEQDALALLPDDSPLLESKEPEMESSLHYLQALILYVSLEWLWRERTDFFLGANLSIYFKTEELKQKTLVGPDLFVVTGTERRQRRSWAVWREGKFPDLIIELLSESTEKNDRTTKKEIYQNQFHTPEYFWFSPITLEFEGFHLVGAHYQPIPPNERGHRWSEVLQLFLGVEKRQLRLFLVDGTLVPTPEEAAQQEIQRANAEAQRANAEAQRAETEAQRAETEAQRAETEAQRAETEAQRAETEAQRAETEAQRADAEAQRATVEQNRADAEARRVQKLMEQLRALGVEPEFE